From Streptomyces sp. NBC_01754, a single genomic window includes:
- a CDS encoding EamA family transporter — protein sequence MTARDRSLAVLVAVLWGLNFLAVRVGLDHFPPFFLAALRYLVLAVPVVLFVPRPGVRLRWLLGYGLGFGVAQFGLLFLAIEQGMPSGLASVVVQASAPFTVLLGALLLRERVTRRQLAGIGLAVVGMAVIAVDRARTAPLLPLVLTVLAAFGWAVGNLASRQAKPRYPLRFALWMAVVPPLPLLALSAVMEGPDTGWRALGSAFGPGGWPSLVALVYIAVLGSVVGSGIWTALLKRYPAGVVAPFSMLVPVVGMAGAWLALHERPTGWAVAGGTAVVAGVLLGTGWLPRFLRGRTGGTAAPRPRGGGGRTPDSQPAGATGASQETQRS from the coding sequence GTGACCGCCAGGGACCGGTCCCTGGCCGTGCTGGTGGCCGTGCTCTGGGGGCTGAACTTCCTCGCGGTGCGGGTCGGCCTCGACCACTTCCCGCCGTTCTTCCTCGCGGCGCTGCGGTATCTGGTGCTGGCCGTGCCGGTCGTCCTGTTCGTGCCGCGCCCCGGGGTGCGGCTGCGCTGGCTTCTCGGGTACGGACTGGGCTTCGGTGTGGCCCAGTTCGGACTGTTGTTCCTCGCCATCGAACAGGGCATGCCGTCGGGTCTGGCGTCCGTGGTGGTGCAGGCGTCGGCGCCGTTCACCGTGCTGCTGGGGGCACTGCTCCTGCGCGAGCGGGTCACCCGGCGGCAGCTGGCCGGAATCGGGCTGGCGGTGGTGGGGATGGCCGTGATCGCCGTGGACCGGGCGCGGACGGCGCCGCTGCTGCCACTGGTGCTGACCGTGCTCGCCGCCTTCGGCTGGGCGGTCGGCAACCTGGCGAGCCGCCAGGCGAAGCCCCGGTATCCCTTGCGTTTCGCGCTGTGGATGGCGGTGGTCCCACCGCTGCCGCTGTTGGCGCTGTCGGCCGTGATGGAGGGACCGGACACGGGATGGCGGGCGTTGGGGTCGGCGTTCGGCCCCGGCGGCTGGCCGAGCCTGGTCGCACTCGTCTACATCGCGGTGCTGGGCAGCGTCGTGGGATCCGGGATCTGGACGGCGCTGCTCAAGCGCTACCCGGCCGGTGTGGTGGCGCCGTTCTCGATGCTGGTGCCGGTGGTCGGTATGGCGGGTGCCTGGCTGGCGTTGCACGAGCGGCCCACGGGGTGGGCGGTGGCCGGTGGGACGGCCGTGGTCGCCGGGGTGCTTCTCGGAACGGGCTGGCTGCCGCGCTTCCTGCGCGGGCGTACGGGCGGTACGGCTGCCCCCCGTCCCCGAGGAGGCGGGGGGCGAACACCGGACAGTCAGCCGGCCGGGGCGACCGGCGCCTCCCAGGAGACCCAGCGTTCCTGA
- a CDS encoding serine hydrolase, whose protein sequence is MIDLPGSDASVRPNAQAVLDADDTTLGRRTHWAVELLTTPETPRDEDLSGNFVPAFLARHPQGFAATLEQWRGQGRFTVTDYQPVAHKSWVTLEGPTGSRSTLSLTLDSTGLIRVLHLGPEVVTPPVRAWSDLARALEQPGVTWSALVTRTDGGSAETLYAKDADRPMPNGSSYKLYLMRALAEAVATGAVRWDDEVTVTPALRSLPTGDMQELPDGTRVPVRETAYKMIAMSDNTAADLIQDLLGRDAVERAVVDGGHSDPALLRPFLTSHEVFEIGWGASELRAGWAASDEAGRRRLLERIAGPITVRGSDLGPTVHQLGLDWHMSAWDVARVLGALVEDGVRDASGVVNAVLTAYPGVPIDSARWPRAVFKGGSCPGVMMFCWLLEDAGGVRYTIVLQQCADDQKLIGDGQFLRGVGGRVIESSLLSGTSR, encoded by the coding sequence ATGATCGATCTGCCCGGTTCCGACGCCTCCGTCCGCCCGAACGCGCAGGCCGTGCTCGACGCGGACGACACCACCCTCGGGCGGCGTACCCACTGGGCGGTGGAACTGCTCACCACCCCCGAGACACCCCGGGACGAGGACCTGTCCGGGAACTTCGTGCCCGCCTTCCTCGCCCGGCATCCACAGGGGTTCGCGGCGACGCTCGAACAGTGGCGCGGCCAGGGCCGCTTCACCGTCACCGACTACCAGCCGGTGGCACACAAGTCGTGGGTGACCCTGGAAGGGCCGACGGGGTCGCGCTCCACGCTGTCGCTGACGCTCGACTCCACCGGCCTGATCCGGGTGCTGCACCTGGGCCCGGAGGTGGTGACGCCCCCGGTGCGCGCGTGGTCCGACCTGGCGCGGGCGCTGGAGCAGCCGGGGGTGACGTGGTCGGCACTGGTGACCCGGACGGACGGTGGGTCGGCCGAGACCCTGTACGCCAAGGACGCCGACCGGCCGATGCCCAACGGCTCCTCGTACAAGTTGTATCTGATGCGGGCGCTGGCGGAGGCGGTGGCCACGGGCGCCGTGCGGTGGGACGACGAGGTGACCGTCACACCGGCCCTGCGCAGCCTGCCCACCGGGGACATGCAGGAACTGCCGGACGGCACCCGGGTCCCGGTGCGCGAGACGGCGTACAAGATGATCGCGATGAGCGACAACACCGCCGCCGACCTGATCCAGGACCTGCTCGGCCGGGACGCGGTGGAGCGCGCCGTGGTGGACGGCGGTCACAGCGATCCGGCGCTACTGCGACCGTTCCTGACGAGCCATGAGGTCTTCGAGATCGGCTGGGGCGCCTCTGAGCTGCGGGCCGGGTGGGCGGCTTCGGACGAGGCCGGCCGCAGGCGTCTGCTGGAGCGGATCGCCGGCCCGATCACCGTGCGCGGCTCCGATCTCGGTCCGACCGTGCACCAGTTGGGCCTGGACTGGCACATGAGCGCCTGGGACGTGGCACGGGTCCTGGGCGCACTGGTGGAGGACGGGGTACGGGACGCGAGCGGGGTCGTGAACGCCGTGCTCACGGCATACCCCGGGGTCCCGATCGACTCGGCCCGCTGGCCTCGCGCTGTGTTCAAGGGCGGTTCGTGCCCCGGGGTGATGATGTTCTGCTGGCTGCTCGAGGACGCTGGCGGCGTCCGGTACACAATCGTGCTCCAGCAGTGTGCCGACGACCAGAAGCTGATCGGTGACGGGCAGTTCCTGCGGGGCGTGGGCGGCCGCGTCATCGAATCCAGCCTGCTCTCCGGTACCTCCCGGTGA
- a CDS encoding ferredoxin, with translation MSTGRLTVAVDTDVCCAMGRCAATEPKVFGQATDSGTVVLLLAEPPAELRESVRLCADLCPCSAITVTED, from the coding sequence GTGAGCACCGGCCGGCTGACCGTGGCCGTGGACACGGACGTCTGCTGCGCGATGGGCCGGTGCGCGGCGACGGAGCCGAAGGTCTTCGGCCAGGCCACGGACAGCGGCACCGTCGTCCTGCTTCTGGCCGAACCTCCGGCCGAACTGCGCGAGTCGGTCCGGCTGTGCGCCGATCTCTGCCCGTGTTCGGCCATCACCGTCACCGAAGATTGA
- a CDS encoding cytochrome P450 gives MTQDAASPKVTAAPSYPMERVSPIDPPPPLALLRSGPAASRITMWDGSQVWLVTAHPHVRTVLADRRFTAVTSAPGFPMMTTTSVLVRDKPHTASFIRMDDPDHSRLRSMLTRDFLHGRAESMRPVLREHLDEILGALVKRERPVDLVRGLTIPVPSRVIALLFGVSDEQRELIENRAGILIDRGYRPEQVAAARDQLDGLLHDVVEERMRMPEPGDDLLSRLVVDQVRTGRLTVQEMVPMCRLLLVAGHGTTTSQASLSLLSLVTDQGLADALAKAPELLPRAVEELLRYHSIVQNGLARAALEDVELGDVTIRAGEGVVVSLSAGNRDDAVFPSPDSLDPHRDARRHLAFGHGIHQCLGQWLAKVELEEMLAAVLRWMPGARLAVPFEELDFRHEVSSYGLGALPVTW, from the coding sequence ACCGCCGCTCGCCCTGTTGAGGTCCGGCCCCGCAGCGAGCCGGATCACGATGTGGGACGGCAGCCAGGTGTGGCTGGTGACGGCGCACCCGCATGTCCGGACGGTGCTGGCCGACCGCCGGTTCACCGCGGTGACCAGCGCCCCCGGCTTCCCGATGATGACGACCACGTCCGTCCTGGTGCGGGACAAGCCGCACACCGCCTCCTTCATCCGTATGGACGATCCGGACCATTCGCGGCTGCGGTCCATGCTCACCCGTGACTTCCTGCACGGCAGAGCGGAGTCGATGCGACCGGTGCTGCGGGAGCACCTGGACGAGATACTGGGCGCGCTGGTGAAGCGCGAGCGCCCGGTGGACCTGGTGCGCGGGCTGACGATCCCGGTCCCGTCGCGGGTCATCGCCCTGCTGTTCGGGGTCTCCGACGAGCAGCGCGAGCTGATCGAGAACCGGGCCGGGATCCTCATCGACCGCGGTTACCGCCCCGAGCAGGTCGCCGCCGCCCGCGACCAGCTGGACGGCCTGCTGCACGACGTGGTCGAGGAGCGCATGCGGATGCCCGAACCGGGCGACGACCTGCTGAGTCGGCTGGTGGTCGATCAGGTGCGCACGGGCAGGCTGACCGTCCAGGAGATGGTCCCGATGTGCCGGCTGCTGCTGGTGGCCGGGCACGGGACGACGACCAGTCAGGCCAGTCTCAGTCTGCTGAGTCTGGTCACCGACCAGGGCCTGGCCGACGCGCTGGCCAAGGCCCCGGAATTGCTGCCCAGGGCGGTCGAGGAGCTGTTGCGCTACCACTCCATCGTGCAGAACGGGCTGGCCCGTGCGGCGCTGGAGGACGTGGAACTGGGCGATGTCACGATCCGGGCCGGTGAGGGCGTGGTCGTGTCGCTGTCCGCGGGCAACCGCGACGACGCGGTCTTCCCGTCCCCCGACAGCCTGGACCCGCACCGGGACGCCCGCCGGCATCTGGCCTTCGGCCACGGCATCCACCAGTGCCTGGGTCAGTGGCTGGCCAAGGTGGAGCTGGAGGAGATGCTGGCCGCCGTGCTGCGCTGGATGCCCGGTGCCCGGCTCGCCGTTCCGTTCGAGGAACTCGACTTCCGGCACGAGGTGTCCAGCTACGGGCTCGGCGCGCTGCCGGTGACCTGGTGA